In Anaerolineales bacterium, a single genomic region encodes these proteins:
- a CDS encoding prepilin-type N-terminal cleavage/methylation domain-containing protein, whose translation MFTRKQRGASLVEWIVVVVVVVAVLGAAAMGIAATTSNRAGAVEGWIGNLNVGP comes from the coding sequence ATGTTCACGAGAAAGCAGAGAGGTGCCAGCCTGGTGGAATGGATCGTGGTGGTGGTCGTCGTCGTGGCCGTGCTCGGCGCGGCGGCGATGGGCATCGCCGCAACCACCAGCAATCGAGCGGGCGCGGTCGAAGGCTGGATCGGCAACCTTAACGTCGGCCCGTAA
- a CDS encoding type II secretion system F family protein: MSIRVFSWLLFIFMGVGLSLILFSAFHLLLEVFHWLRKPQGILSRASAMAARAEAARKPGFWMDVEFPWLTAYLITAPAVVMLWFALEGMSFQPAAFGVLLFPVLVRRWVLRQKRREAGNEIRQFLVELRLQLSSGGTLRPALQAVAQYGPPNLGRLLRRRLSSQENGVQVLRHIADDTGSRWISDVAGRAEAARDGMLNLDEAVSQSISRVTDEMDTEIREELQRIPTRLVVVVAPLILGPALAAWVLPVVARTIASLEGVTFFGSF; encoded by the coding sequence ATGTCGATCCGGGTTTTCTCCTGGCTGTTGTTCATCTTCATGGGCGTCGGGCTTTCCCTGATCCTGTTCAGCGCCTTCCACTTGCTGCTGGAGGTTTTCCATTGGCTGCGGAAGCCCCAGGGGATCCTCAGCCGCGCCTCGGCGATGGCGGCGCGGGCGGAGGCCGCGCGCAAGCCCGGATTTTGGATGGATGTGGAATTTCCCTGGCTGACGGCCTACCTGATCACCGCCCCGGCCGTGGTTATGCTGTGGTTCGCGCTGGAGGGGATGTCGTTCCAGCCGGCGGCCTTCGGGGTGCTGTTGTTCCCGGTCCTCGTCCGGCGCTGGGTTCTGCGGCAGAAAAGGCGCGAAGCCGGAAACGAGATTCGGCAGTTCCTGGTGGAACTGCGCCTGCAACTCTCTTCGGGCGGGACCCTGCGTCCGGCGCTTCAGGCGGTGGCGCAGTACGGCCCGCCCAACCTGGGCCGCCTTCTGCGGCGGAGGCTGTCGAGCCAGGAGAACGGGGTCCAGGTCCTGCGGCACATCGCCGACGACACCGGCAGCCGCTGGATCTCGGACGTCGCCGGCCGGGCGGAAGCCGCCCGCGACGGGATGCTCAACCTCGACGAGGCCGTGTCGCAGTCGATCTCGCGCGTCACCGACGAGATGGACACCGAGATCCGCGAGGAACTTCAGCGGATCCCCACCCGCTTGGTGGTGGTCGTCGCCCCGCTGATCCTCGGACCGGCGCTGGCCGCCTGGGTTCTGCCGGTGGTGGCCCGGACGATCGCCAGCTTGGAGGGGGTGACCTTTTTTGGTAGTTTTTAA
- a CDS encoding CpaF family protein: MLKDETFGLREIDRKVLPEVQENLAYRKIRPPDWRDDSPESRQKFFDAVRGILISAVPQAELNDIATRLCDALTGVGILQPFLRLEGVEEIYVRGDKVAVERNGRLEHLGALAPASYFEQMIRRVADATGKPLSPLNLTLLVDLPGGERFTALLPPLSDSPVVNIRCFGRNMRGLEDLERVGTFKRHLPLVSGSLEDIRDADLRRKVKEQTSPMARYLAWVMATLAGSVVFAGPFSSGKTTIFNALSDYFPVGDPVAVLETFREIKMRPEAFSMRAIAPAELLPGDTRRITMDEVLNIVYTRANPRAIILGEVVSPGEALQFLRAANLGRKAFTTLHGGSVGAALRRLEDLALSAQEGLNMRAVREMVVSGIDLVVLMSQAANPKDPRAIDRFVAEITHLEDIDENGNYVLRTLYRGVEGADESLFGKAWKQIAGENLESES, from the coding sequence ATGCTGAAGGATGAAACGTTCGGCCTGCGGGAGATCGACCGCAAGGTGCTTCCCGAGGTTCAGGAGAATCTGGCCTACCGTAAAATCCGTCCGCCTGATTGGCGCGACGATTCACCCGAATCGCGCCAGAAATTCTTCGACGCCGTCCGCGGAATCCTGATCTCCGCCGTACCCCAGGCCGAGCTGAACGACATCGCCACCCGGCTGTGCGACGCCTTGACCGGGGTCGGAATCCTCCAGCCCTTCCTGCGGTTGGAGGGGGTGGAGGAAATCTACGTCCGCGGGGACAAGGTGGCGGTCGAGCGCAACGGCCGGCTGGAGCACCTGGGCGCGCTGGCTCCCGCCTCCTATTTCGAACAAATGATCCGCCGGGTGGCGGACGCCACCGGCAAACCCCTCAGCCCGCTGAACCTCACCCTGTTGGTGGATCTGCCGGGTGGGGAGCGATTCACGGCTCTGCTTCCGCCACTCAGCGACTCGCCGGTGGTGAACATCCGCTGTTTCGGCCGCAATATGCGCGGCTTGGAAGACCTGGAGCGGGTGGGAACCTTCAAGCGCCACCTGCCGCTGGTCAGCGGATCGCTGGAGGATATCCGCGACGCGGACCTGCGCCGCAAGGTGAAAGAGCAAACCTCCCCGATGGCGCGCTACCTGGCCTGGGTGATGGCGACCCTGGCCGGCAGCGTGGTCTTCGCCGGCCCGTTCAGCTCCGGCAAGACCACGATCTTCAACGCCCTCAGCGATTATTTCCCGGTCGGTGATCCGGTGGCGGTGCTGGAGACGTTCCGCGAGATCAAGATGCGGCCGGAGGCGTTTTCGATGCGGGCCATCGCCCCGGCCGAACTGCTTCCCGGCGACACCCGGCGGATCACGATGGACGAAGTGTTGAATATCGTCTACACCCGCGCCAACCCGCGGGCGATCATCCTCGGCGAGGTGGTTTCCCCGGGCGAGGCCCTGCAGTTCCTGCGGGCGGCCAACCTGGGGCGCAAAGCCTTCACCACCCTCCACGGCGGATCGGTGGGCGCCGCCCTGCGCCGCCTGGAGGACCTGGCGCTCTCGGCCCAGGAGGGATTGAACATGCGCGCCGTCCGCGAGATGGTGGTCAGCGGAATCGACCTGGTGGTGTTGATGTCGCAGGCGGCCAACCCCAAGGATCCGCGGGCGATCGACCGCTTCGTGGCCGAAATCACCCATTTGGAAGACATCGACGAGAACGGGAACTACGTCCTCCGGACGCTTTACCGGGGTGTGGAAGGGGCGGACGAGAGTCTTTTCGGCAAAGCCTGGAAGCAGATCGCGGGGGAAAACCTGGAGTCGGAATCATGA